ccctgtcccctgtcccctctcccctgccttGCCAGTGATGAGGACTCTGGGacccctctgcctccccaccTGCCCTGGTGATGACAAGgacccccctgtcccctctcccctgccctgctgcagacCCCGGGGATGCTATTGCTCCCTCTCCCCTGCGGGTAAGGGGCCCAGAGGGGCTCTGGGCACCCCTTTGTCCCCTCTCCCCTGTCCTACAGGTGACAATGACCTTGTCGTGCAGGTCTTGGGAACTGTGATGACGGTGGCCAGGGGGAACCCGGCCTCCCACGAGGTGCTGGTGGACTCCTGGCCCCATTTCGGCATTGTCCTGACCCGCCTGCGCCCAGAGGTGCTGCCCTGtgtgcccctgccctggcagcagcaccccaCACCCCAGGGGCCTGGCAATTGGGGTGCCACCCTCAGCTCCATGTCCCTCCCAGGACCACAGGGACCCCAGGGACTACTACACCAACCAGCTGTCTGTGTTCTACCGGGACAAGGGagccctgcaggcagtgctggagggcacTGAGGCGGTGACCCAGGAAAGAGCCTTCCAGATTCTGGGTAAGGATggcactgaggggacacagggctccTCTACCCTCCATCTGGGTCCCCTGTCTGACTGACAGGGTGTCCCAGGGATGCAGGATGGGCTGGATGAGGCTGTGCAGGAGGTGGCCAGTGCCAGGGGGCTGAAGGTGGAGACGATCCGATACCGGGCACTGATGagccctgagcccccccagccccgcaggCAGTGAGTGAGGGGCACtggggggacatgggacatggggGGCACATGGGCACTGAGGGACAAGTCACATCCCTGGGTGGCACACGGAGACCTGCCACGTTTCTTTGTAGCACAGGGGGGTCAAATTCACCTCTCTTGGTGGCACGGGAGTCCCCAGGCACATCCCTGAGAGGCACAGGGTGACATGAGTGGATCACTGAGCACACCCCTGGGTGGCACAGGGGTCCCTGAGCACTTGCCTGAATGGCACAGGGATCACTGGGTGACATGAGTGGCTTCACTGTGTGGCACAGGAGTCCCCAGTCCCACTCCTGGGTGGCATAAGGGTCCCAGATTCCATCTCTGGGTGGCACAGGGgttcccaatcccatcccacctGCTATCCCAGCTGGGACCAGGGCTCAGCATTCCCCACTCTGCCATGCCCCGTTGCAGGATGCCCCCGGGCCTGCGCCTGGCgcccgtgtccccatcccacgTCCCGCTGCTCAACGCCACGTGGGCCCAGGGGGGCAATGCCCGCAGCCGGGCgttcctgctggggctggtgcgGACGCTGCCCTCCGCCTGCCTGCTGGGCCCGCGCGGCCGCCCGGTGTCCTGGAGCCTGCTGGACGGGCAGGGCTGCCTGCGCCACGGCTACACGGTGCCCGCCTGGCGCGGGCGCGGCCTCACCGGGCTCCCGCTGGCCGTGCTGGGCCGGGAGCTGCACGCCCGCGGCTTCCCCATCTACTGCTCCGTGCTGCCCCAAAACACGGCCTCGCTGCACGCCCTGCAAGCCGTCGGCTTCGTGCCACAGCCCGGAACCTTCTACCTGATCCTGGGCACCCCAAAGTAGTGCCCAGGGAGGGGGTGCCAAGGTGAGGGGGGCCTGTCCTCGGGGTGGGGTTACCTGGGCACAGGGT
The window above is part of the Vidua macroura isolate BioBank_ID:100142 chromosome 6, ASM2450914v1, whole genome shotgun sequence genome. Proteins encoded here:
- the LOC128808775 gene encoding glycine N-acyltransferase-like protein 3 — translated: MLILRCPAQLQLLEETLRKSLPTTLPVLGTVMTVARGNPASHEVLVDSWPHFGIVLTRLRPEDHRDPRDYYTNQLSVFYRDKGALQAVLEGTEAVTQERAFQILGMQDGLDEAVQEVASARGLKVETIRYRALMSPEPPQPRRQMPPGLRLAPVSPSHVPLLNATWAQGGNARSRAFLLGLVRTLPSACLLGPRGRPVSWSLLDGQGCLRHGYTVPAWRGRGLTGLPLAVLGRELHARGFPIYCSVLPQNTASLHALQAVGFVPQPGTFYLILGTPK